Part of the Henckelia pumila isolate YLH828 chromosome 2, ASM3356847v2, whole genome shotgun sequence genome is shown below.
ATTCTTTTTCCTCCAGTTCTTTagattattcttttttttttggttccTTTTAAGTTTTTAATGTGCTATTGTTTTACATTTAcgaaatttgatatttttcaaTTTGATTGTAATTTGTTCTTGAACCGAAATATTAGTTCTTAGATATGCTTACACTGCATTCCAATGCTTCAAAACTTTTACAGGAATCTTAAGTTGAGATTCAGTAACTCATATTTTtagtttgtttttttgtttttttgttttttactgTTTTTTCTTGAACAACAAATTAAAACGTTTGTTTTTTCCCATTCCGtgttaaatttattaatttgtagACCTTCTTTTGAAAACAAGGAGATCTGGTGTTCTAAGATTATTTGTGGTCAGCTCcattttaattttgttattcgGTACTTAGATAGGAAAATAAATTGAGGGACGTGGAAAATTATGGATATTGCTATCGCCATGGTGTCACAAGTGAATAATTCTGTTGTGTGACTATGATATCTTGgaaaaaaaagaaggaaaattGAGAATATAAGAAACATGTATATGGAGTTTAGTCCCCTTTTAAAGATCTGTTGGTCTTTTTAATGTTTTGTTACTCCATCAAGTTGTTTCCTGTTCCCCGATTTTGGAGTTGTTCGATTCCACCCTTCGGGTAGTGCCTAAAGGATAGATCCAACTAccatttttttttgcatttgagaTGTTCCTGTCGACTGATTTTGTTTATTGGAGTGATGCCTTGGTTCAAGATCTGttggatttgtttttttttttttttcttttgattttaattaattgtgttGAGAATGTTGGATTTGTTATGTTGGCTGTCTATTTTGCTTGCACATCTCAGGCATTGACTTTATCCCGGTGGAGTGGATGTGAAGGCACTAGATGAATTTTAAAGCCTTTCCCAGCATGAATTTTTATGGGCATATTCAaccaaaatatgatttttattcatcatgtttttgtgtgtgtgtgtgtgtaattaTAGGTTTCCTCCTTATTCtgtgtgtgtatgtgttttttttaaaaaaaatttatttggctAAAGAAAGGAGGCAAATCGAGTATTGCCTATATCACCGAGTCACGAAAAAGTACCCATAATATGAACCATTGTTTTCTTGGTATCAAAAGTTGTATCATGGTAAAATAGTTACCGAATTGAAACAGATTATAACGGATAGGTTCCAGACTGATTACGAATTAACCTGATCTATTGATTATGATGGTTTAGGTATGGCGGTCACATTTTAGACACACAACGCATGAGCATCGTTTGCTAGTGTATATAAATTGTATCTCTATATTTTATACACAACATTTTATCAGTGCTAATTTCAGTAATTTGACAGGGATTACACATTTTCATTtccaatttattatttatccagTTTGCCAACTGGAGATGTTCTAGTTGTTGATCGAGTGTTCACATTTCCTCACTGACACCTGATATGTATACCCAAACAATCTTGTTTCTCAACCACATCCGCTACAACCCACCAATAATCCAGCAGAACAAATTGGTGTTTTCTCCCAACTTGAAATCTGGGTTTTGCAGTTCAGCCCCAAGAGTGTCTGATTCAGGAACTATTTCAAGAACTGGAGGTTGTTTGGCTGTAATTAGGAGAGGAGCATCACAGATAAATCAAGAAGAGAAGTGCAATGATGAGTATTACATGAGGAGATGTTTGGAGGTTGCGAGAAAGGCAATCGGATGTACAAGTCCTAACCCAATGGTTGGATGTGTAATTGTTAGAGATGGGAAGATTGTCGGTGAAGGCTTCCACCCAAAAGCTGGCCAACCTCATGCCGAGGTGAATCGGGTTTCTAATCCTTTGCAAATGGTTTACCTAAGTTTATTTATGAATATGTATGTTTTTTGAAATTGTTTAACGTGGTTCCGTGGGTGATATAAATGTGTGATTCCTGGTATCTTGAAATAGTTAGTATTTGCTAGAAGCATTTTAATTTGGAGTGGTGTTTGTTGGTTTCCGGGAAGATTTGGGATAGATATGGACAGTAGTCTGGTTTAACTCTGTTTCATAAATATGATACTCATCTTCTCTTTTTTGTTTGTTAATTTAGAGATATGAACAGTTATTGGGACGTGATCTCTTCAATTCTGAATGATTATGATGGAGTATGTTATCTTTCATGTGTAAATTCAACGATATCGTTGGCTTAAGAGATAGGAGTAACATTTTATGGTTAACTGAAAAAATGGCAGCCTTTTTCAATGGAAATACTAAATTGTAGCGACTTATTTAGTGACAACACAGATTCTGATAAAAAATTTCATCAAGGGCATAGGTTTTTGCACTCAGAGATGCTGGGGATTTGGCGGAAAATAGTATTGCATATGTGAGTTTGGAGCCATGTAACCATTATGGAAGAACTCCACCATGCACCGAAGCACTAATTAAAGCCAAAGTGAAAAAAGTGGTGGTTGGTATGGTGGATCCCAATCCGATTGTGGCTTCAGCAGGCGTTAAAAGACTGCAAGATGCCGGTATTGAAGTGATTGTAGGAGCCGAAGAAGAACTGTGCAAAAGGCTTAATGAAACCTACATTCATCAAATGCTGACTGGAAAACCCTTCGTTACTCTGAGGTACTTACTTTTTCTGGCCTAATCACTTCTTGATCTTAATAGTTCACAACTTTGATTGACTTTTTATTGAACTTCTTTTGGTGGGTTCAGTAATTGATTCCTGATTGTCCTCAATATTGGTTCTTTTTTTAAACAGGTATTCCATGTCACTCGGTGGAAAACTTCTAGATCAGCTTGGCGAAAATGCCACGGAACGCGGTCAATATTACTCAAAATTGTTGCAAGAATATGATGCAGTCATACTCTCTTCTACTGCTCTGGCCAACAAGTCTGCGCTCCCCGTGTCTAGTGAACTGGGGGCAAATCAACCTCTTACAATAGTGCTATCAAAATCCGCAAATTCCCTTATCCATGATCCCGATCTTACTTCTAATGCTGCTTCAAAAGTAATGATCATCACTGGGAAAGAGCTTAAAGAGCTGGAAAATGGCCAAGAAGAGGTGCAGAGGACACTTTCTAATAGAATGACTTTGGCTGAAATTCTTGAACATTGCAAGAGAAAAGGATTATGTAGTGTATTACTTGATTTAAGGGGAGACTATACTGATTTTGAGGATATACTGAAAGAGGGTTTTGATGAAGGTCTGTTCCAGAAAGTGGTGGTGGAGGTCTTGCCAATTTGGGGTGGAAGTGCAGCAAAAACACTAAATTTTGCGAATATGAAAACAGGGGTGAGGAATTTGTCATCAAGAATCTCCGGTGAAAGTGTTATAGTTGAGGGATATATTTGTTGAAATTGCAACGAGAATTCAAAACTAAGATTATACATCTCAATTGCAGAGTAGCTAGTCGGGAGCTATATATATCGGCCTCCATAAACTTGAAATTGATCTTTTATTATTCTACAAAGAAGTTCATGATTGATGTAGAAAAGTAGCTGTAGAGTGGATTTTGACATCTACGCCCACACAGCCACGCTATATTGACTGGAAGAAAATCTTAGTTCTTAAACTtgattgataataaaaaaaacatgaacAGAAGGCATATAAAGGGTCCATAGCTCAGTGGTAGAGCAATTGACTGCAGATCAATAGGTCACCGGTTCGAACCCGGTTGGGCCCTTAATCTTTTTTTATATTGTTATGATATTTTCTCTCTCCCCCGCTATGCCGGATTCACAAAGTTCCACATTTCCAGCCAAAGGTACAACACATCGACACATCCATCTTAAAATTGGTTCCCAATTCATTAGAACCTCGCATTCtttgaaaaaaaacattttttttttcgattaaaaaaaattaataataatagcaACAAGTCTCTTgctttcttaaaattttgaatttttcatcTTAAACTCCACAAAAGACCTCCATGAGAATCCCATATGCACCTTTGATGTAATATCAGAAGTCCCTGGATGTAGCAACCTTCTCCAAACTTCCCATGCATATTTTGTTGTATTGGTGTATTACACAGTCGATTTTAATGGaaacaaaataataacaatTCCAGTTCAGAACTCGTGCTATTTCAAGATCAAGTATGATTACACTCACAAAATCATACATCAGAGGTGGTTTTCTTTTGTTCAAGAAAGAAATGCAAAACATTAGAATCTTCTAATATCTTTTGGTGGCTTGAAATGAAGGGGATGAGATTCCGGTGTGGCATTTTCATCTTCTTTCCACATCTTGATAGTCTTATCTGCCTCGCAACTGATAAGCCTTGTACCAGTTACATCATATGTGAGAGCGTAAATGCCCGCTTCACTGTCCAATGATCCTGACATAACGAAATCACCATGTTAATATCGCCTCTCTGAGAGGAAAGGACGAGAAATAGATAGATTTCATAGTTACACACCAGGTTGCACTATTGTTTGAGCTTGTTGAAAATTGTGACCGCTGATCCAGTCCCAGAACCACATGCTTCCGTTGTCACCTTTGACAAAAGCAACCACAAGAATGATGAGAAATATTAAGATCATAGTGCAAGAAAAATATCATTCCAAGAAAGAGAAAGGGAGCAAAAGAGGAAATAATAAAGTAACAGAACCAGGAGGGAGATAAGATAAAACTCACCAGCTGTGACTAGTACACCTTCTTCGTTGACAGCAGCTGCATTAATAATCGTTTTCTGTTGAGAGCTGTATGAAAGAATCATGGTGTCAGCTACGGTATCATGATTTCagggaatttttttttcagatgCTAAAAGTTAAAAGCAGGGAAAAATGCTGAACAGCATATCATACAATTTCTACAACCATTTAGTGGATGTGGCAAAGTCAATAAAACTCACAGCATGTTGTGCATAAATTCTCCTTTCggaagtttgaatttttttatgttcTCAGCTGAGGCAGATACAAAACAATCCCTGCAAAATGTGTTAATGAAATGAACTGAGCTAACAACAATGAACAAAGTACAATACATAGTTCTAATATTCCCTATTTGGGATGCAATGCAAAAAGAAGAGACTTACTCCTTGGGATGTGGAGCCATTGCACGTACGGATTTTTTATGGTGTGTGAGAGTTAACATAGTTTTACCTGAAAGGAATAAACACTTGGACCTTCAAATGGAGAAACAGAGATTTAATAATGAATC
Proteins encoded:
- the LOC140882665 gene encoding riboflavin biosynthesis protein PYRD, chloroplastic-like gives rise to the protein MYTQTILFLNHIRYNPPIIQQNKLVFSPNLKSGFCSSAPRVSDSGTISRTGGCLAVIRRGASQINQEEKCNDEYYMRRCLEVARKAIGCTSPNPMVGCVIVRDGKIVGEGFHPKAGQPHAEVFALRDAGDLAENSIAYVSLEPCNHYGRTPPCTEALIKAKVKKVVVGMVDPNPIVASAGVKRLQDAGIEVIVGAEEELCKRLNETYIHQMLTGKPFVTLRYSMSLGGKLLDQLGENATERGQYYSKLLQEYDAVILSSTALANKSALPVSSELGANQPLTIVLSKSANSLIHDPDLTSNAASKVMIITGKELKELENGQEEVQRTLSNRMTLAEILEHCKRKGLCSVLLDLRGDYTDFEDILKEGFDEGLFQKVVVEVLPIWGGSAAKTLNFANMKTGVRNLSSRISGESVIVEGYIC